The region CTAGCGTAATGACAAAGGGCGTTACCATCGATTTCTCCGTAACTAAATCTATAGCGGCTAATTCACCATATATCATTGCTCTACGCTCATTCGCCAATATGTCATGCACCTCAAAATGTGTTCTCTGAAGTCGCTTCCCCGTCTCAGTGATAAAGCGAGTCACTGCCTCTCGACCACGTTGCTTACCAATCCAAGGATACGCAGCTTCGTTGCCAGGAATATGCCACAGAACATCTTTTGCAAACAATTCACCAACGGAAGATGATGATTGCGCCTCTGCGAGCCTTTGTAATAAGGTGCGTGCGATGGTCAGATTGTCTTGGTCTGTCATTAAATTACTCCGCTTTTAAGTGCTGTTTTCTTAAATTGATGTCATCCAACATGTCTTGAATACTGATTTGAACCAGTTTTTGTTCTACTTCGTTTTGAAGATCGCTGCGAATATCTGTTAACACTTGCTGAATATTTGAACTAATAGAACATGAAGCCACCTTTTCGTATTGATGAATCGCAAATAAGGTAGGCGCATTGACGGCTCGATAGACATCAAGCAACGAAATGTCCTTTGCCTCACGTACCAGACAGTTACCGCCATTACGTCCACGTGATGAAATCAGCAATCCATTTTTAGCCAGTTTTCCAACAATCCTCTTAATAAAGATCGGATTGGTATTCACGCTTTGTGCCAATTGGACTGTATTGACATACTTGTATTTGGCGATTCCCACCAAAACATGTACTGCAATCGAAAACTGGGTGTTGTCAGCTGCCACAGTGACTCCTTTAAAGCTTGTTTTTTCTTACCATAACATCAAAAAACCAATAAGGATACTTTATTGGTATCCTTATTGGTTTTTTTGTTTCGAGTGATGCGACTTATCACTACTTCAGAGCAGTGTTCGACATTAGGAAACATAAGCCCTAGCAAAGACGATTTGTGCATTCAATTGGGAGATGAGAACAAAGGAATAGCCAAACGATAGATAAAAAAACGCCACCCTGATAGACAAGGTGGCTAAGGAGACTATAAAAAGCCTAACAAGAACGAGAATGTATCGATCTTATTAATGCCAATTGCGTGCCAACTTTTAAAAATAACCTAAGTTATTGATTTATATAGACGTGGTTAAAATGGCATTTTGGTCGGTTTCAGTTGATGATCCACATTTGTGCTTTCTGCACCAAAACTACTCGAAGAGCAGTATAGATTTTCCATCAAAATCAACGCTCTTGACCGCAGTGTTAAATACGCGCGCAAGCGTCTCTTCGGTCAAAACCTCGGTTGGTAAACCAATGCACTCCACCACACCTTGTCGCAGCAATACGACTCGGTCGGCGTGGCGTAGTGATCGGT is a window of Vibrio porteresiae DSM 19223 DNA encoding:
- a CDS encoding nuclear transport factor 2 family protein; the protein is MTDQDNLTIARTLLQRLAEAQSSSSVGELFAKDVLWHIPGNEAAYPWIGKQRGREAVTRFITETGKRLQRTHFEVHDILANERRAMIYGELAAIDLVTEKSMVTPFVITLDIVDGLIHSFLMMENSVAVSDASRAD
- a CDS encoding Rrf2 family transcriptional regulator is translated as MAADNTQFSIAVHVLVGIAKYKYVNTVQLAQSVNTNPIFIKRIVGKLAKNGLLISSRGRNGGNCLVREAKDISLLDVYRAVNAPTLFAIHQYEKVASCSISSNIQQVLTDIRSDLQNEVEQKLVQISIQDMLDDINLRKQHLKAE